DNA from Pecten maximus chromosome 18, xPecMax1.1, whole genome shotgun sequence:
ATAGTAGCCAAAGCACTGTTGTCAACTCGGAAAATGACTTTCTTATCTCGAAGGTCATTGCCCCATGTATGGATAGCTAGCAGAATTGGAACTAGCTCTAGGAAAGTTATATCGCGCAGTATCTCGGTTTTCTGCCAGGAGCAGGGCCATTTGAAAAAAGACCAGCTCTTATGGTAAAATGCCCCACAACCCAAGTCAGAGCTTCCTGCACTGTCCGTAAATAACTCCAACGATTGATCAGATAGCCAATCAGGATCTGGGAAGGTGTTGACTCCATTAAAATCCTCCATGAAAGTCAACCAAACCCTCGCATCATCCTTCATCCCTTTTGTAACCCGAATAAAATGATGAGGGAGCTTAGCACCAGACATTGCATTATAAAAACGCCTGTTAAAAGCTCTAGATGAAGGTATAGCCCTTCCACAAAAAACCAATAAGCCCACTATTGACTGTAAATCtttcaatgttatttttgttttctttacgaGTGTgtttaaatttgtgtttaaagCCAAAATTTTTTCCATGGGGATTCTAATTTTCCTCTCAATTGTATCTATTTCTAAACCTAAGAATACTAGCACAGTTATGGGCCCCTCAGTTTTCTCCTCTGCTACAGGCACTCCTAGCTCAGCACATATAGAATCAAAGGTTTTCATTAAGATCTCACAATCCTCTGTGTTCGCCTTGCCCCCAAATATGAAGTCGTCTAGATAATGATCAACTGAATCAAGACCAGACCTATGTTTGATCGCCCACTCCAAAAAAGAAGCAAACTTTTCAAATAAAGAACAAGATATTGAACACCCCATGGGGAGAcatttatctataaaatattGGTTTTGAAACTGAAAACCTAACCTATCAAAATCTGCTGGGTTAACAGGCAGCAGACGGAAAGCTGATTGTATATCTTTCTTCGCTATTAAGCAACCTATACCTAGTGCTGATATTTTATCAACCACCTGATCAAATGAAGTGTAACTAACAGTACTTTTAGCAGGGTCAATGTAATCATTGATACTTTCCCCAGCTGGATGTGATAAATGTGTTATGAGTCGCATGCCACCCGTTTTCTTTGGTACTAATCCTATGGGTGAAATGTGCAAGGTTGATATAGGTTTGCAAGGATAAGGACCAGCAATTCTTCCTAATTCTATTTCTTTTGCTATTTTATTACCCAATTCATGACTATAAGAACATGCTGATGACAAATTTCTTGCCTCGGAGGTAACTCTAGGGCCAGTATATTGAAGCCTAAAGCCCTTTTGAAAACCTGATAATAATATGTGTGCAGCTTCTTTCCTTGGGTGGTCTTTAAGAAGTACTGAAAGATTGTGAATGTTAATTGGGGACTTTCCCAGAGCCCACAGGTTTTGCTGTGTTTCCTGGACGCTTACCACCGGTGGGGGCCGTGTTTGGTTGATGACTTGACTGTTGGGCA
Protein-coding regions in this window:
- the LOC117316962 gene encoding uncharacterized protein LOC117316962, with product MSGAKLPHHFIRVTKGMKDDARVWLTFMEDFNGVNTFPDPDWLSDQSLELFTDSAGSSDLGCGAFYHKSWSFFKWPCSWQKTEILRDITFLELVPILLAIHTWGNDLRDKKVIFRVDNSALATILNKKTSKSDRVMCLLRELILVSMQYNIQFKAQHIAGVDNFIADAISRFQWGKFRVLEPEAKAQPEPVPPRFLHLISAVK